A genomic window from Nicotiana sylvestris chromosome 11, ASM39365v2, whole genome shotgun sequence includes:
- the LOC104214665 gene encoding uncharacterized protein: protein MAGTSSTLGEMLSLPDGGTKPDHCDTMVQVEESTRELGGRKGTAECDFPLGISSRDGWKDVCINDSSGYRSTSPPFGSKKHRTRGRREGFSNKQSSIPKDPVNREQCVNHRRSRSLDGMLNLRDEFLSKDSRSSKKKLNSCRLGSDSSSKGKLSQRIDMNLEENQSEKLPIALQVPAADDMRYTNAADDAETESITLSSEYSIEMLQKLPAECFSASPLNQEVSVPQAVLLEPPPAAASVLLEYPAPEPDSSVSSKEADHPSPLSVLEVPFTEDASSGSECFERVSAELNELRMQLKLLGMESEAYADVVVSDEAVEGPSAEAFEDKCSLMSQSWQTSYTLDVLTNSGLRASNPDTFVTSCHSLESPLDTWIFDNLEKKYTDETTGPRYERQILFDRINISLLEILRKCVDPCPWVKPIEGINWKWQKYGMINMLQQLLRSHENAANADMPANIVEEMHWLELKDDIDLIGKEIEIVDRRPHSRSCNYVEAI from the exons ATGGCTGGTACGAGTAGTACACTTGGTGAAATGCTTTCTTTACCTGATGGGGGAACCAAACCCGATCATTGTGATACCATGGTGCAAGTTGAAGAATCCACTAGAGAACTTGGTGGCAGGAAAGGAACTGCTGAATGTGATTTCCCTTTGGGTATTAGTAGTAGAGATGGTTGGAAGGATGTGTGTATTAATGATTCATCAGGATACAGGTCAACTTCTCCGCCTTTTGGCAGCAAAAAGCATAGAACCAGAGGACGACGGGAAGGTTTTTCTAATAAGCAATCCTCAATTCCCAAAGATCCCGTAAATAGGGAACAGTGTGTAAATCACCGCAGAAGTAGGTCCTTGGACGGTATGCTGAATTTGAGAGATGAATTCTTATCCAAAGACTCTAGATCTAGCAAGAAGAAACTTAATTCCTGTCGTCTTGGTAGTGACTCCTCATCAAAAGGCAAGCTAAGCCAGAGAATTGATATGAACCTAGAAGAGAATCAATCTGAGAAGCTGCCTATAGCTTTGCAGGTGCCTGCTGCAGATGACATGCGTTATACTAATGCTGCGGATGATGCAGAAACCGAGAGTATAACCCTGTCATCAGAATATTCTATTGAGATGCTTCAAAAGCTACCTGCAGAATGTTTCAGTGCTTCTCCTCTTAACCAAGAGGTTTCAGTTCCACAG GCAGTACTTCTGGAACCACCACCTGCAGCAGCTTCTGTTCTTTTGGAGTATCCTGCACCTGAACCTGACTCGTCAGTGAGCTCCAAGGAGGCTGATCATCCTAGTCCGCTTTCAGTTCTGGAGGTTCCTTTTACCGAAGATGCGTCTTCTGGTTCAGAATGCTTTGAGAGAGTCAGTGCTGAACTTAATG AGCTCCGGATGCAACTGAAGCTCCTCGGAATGGAGTCAGAGGCTTATGCTGATGTAGTAGTAAGTGATGAAGCGGTTGAAGGACCATCAGCTGAGGCCTTTGAAGACAAGTGTAGTTTAATGTCCCAAAGCTGGCAAACTTCTTACACATTAGATGTGCTCACAAACTCTGGCTTGAGGGCATCCAACCCCGACACATTCGTAACATCTTGCCACTCTCTGGAGTCTCCTTTGGATACCTGGATTTTTGACAACCTTGAGAAGAAGTACACTGATGAAACAACTGGACCAAGATATGAAAGGCAGATACTGTTCGACCGTATAAACATCAGTCTGTTGGAGATTCTCAGGAAGTGTGTGGATCCTTGCCCGTGGGTGAAGCCAATAGAGGGTATTAACTGGAAGTGGCAGAAATATGGGATGATAAATATGCTGCAGCAACTGCTGAGAAGCCATGAAAATGCTGCAAATGCAGACATGCCCGCTAATATTGTGGAAGAGATGCATTGGCTAGAACTCAAGGATGACATTGATCTGATAGGTAAGGAAATTGAAATTGTTGATAGAAGACCTCATAGTAGAAGTTGTAACTACGTAGAGGCAATCTAG